The Leucoraja erinacea ecotype New England unplaced genomic scaffold, Leri_hhj_1 Leri_799S, whole genome shotgun sequence genome has a segment encoding these proteins:
- the LOC129694787 gene encoding phospholipase A and acyltransferase 3-like — MNMNHRKSAINAKRGDLIEICRKGGYKHWAIYIGLGDVVHLTSDGASGNVSFRFSSSADVAVIKREPLTEVAGSDACYVNNSSDTRFEALPVDMIINKAKQSIGRKVHYNVLKQNCEHFVNTLRYGEKISYQAEDASLAIGVGSIVTAAVMGVGAILALLLGGHHKQ, encoded by the exons ATGAACATGAACCATCGAAAG TCTGCCATTAATGCAAAACGTGGAGATTTGATTGAAATATGTCGAAAGGGTGGGTATAAACACTGGGCCATCTACATTGGACTTGGTGACGTCGTACATTTAACTTCAG ATGGAGCAAGTGGAAATGTGAGTTTTCGCTTCTCTAGCTCGGCAGATGTTGCTGTGATTAAGAGGGAGCCTCTCACTGAGGTAGCTGGAAGTGATGCCTGCTATGTCAACAACAGTTCAGACACAAGGTTTGAAGCATTACCCGTGGACATGATAATAAACAAGGCTAAACAAAGCATTGGACGGAAAGTGCATTACAATGTTCTAAAACAAAACTGTGAACATTTTGTAAACACACTTCGATATGGTGAAAAGATTTCCTACCAG gCTGAGGATGCAAGCCTTGCTATTGGTGTAGGGTCTATCGTCACTGCAGCTGTAATGGGTGTCGGTGCCATTCTTGCCCTTCTATTGGGGGGGCATCATAAACAATGA
- the LOC129694788 gene encoding phospholipase A and acyltransferase 3-like — protein sequence MSRRKSGFKAKRGDLIEIPRTLGYKHWAIYIGHGDVVHLTSDGASGDVSFRFSSSAEVAVIKREPLTEVTAGDPCYVNNCSDTRFEAIPVAKIINKAKKSIGRKVHYNVLKQNCEHFVNKLRYGEKISYQAEDASLAIGVGSIATVAVMGVGAILTLLLGGHHKQ from the exons ATGAGCCGTCGAAAG TCTGGTTTCAAAGCAAAACGTGGAGATTTGATTGAAATACCTCGAACACTTGGGTATAAACACTGGGCCATCTACATTGGACATGGAGACGTCGTACATTTAACTTCAG ATGGAGCAAGTGGAGATGTGAGTTTTCGCTTCTCTAGCTCGGCAGAAGTTGCTGTGATTAAGAGGGAGCCTCTCACTGAGGTAACTGCAGGTGATCCCTGCTATGTCAACAACTGTTCAGACACAAGGTTTGAAGCAATACCCGTGGCCAAGATAATAAACAAGGCTAAAAAAAGCATTGGACGGAAAGTGCATTACAATGTTCTAAAACAAAACTGTGAACATTTTGTAAACAAACTTCGATATGGTGAAAAGATTTCCTACCAG GCTGAGGATGCAAGCCTTGCTATTGGTGTAGGGTCTATCGCCACTGTAGCTGTAATGGGTGTCGGTGCCATTCTTACCCTTCTATTGGGGGGGCATCATAAACAATGA
- the LOC129694785 gene encoding phospholipase A and acyltransferase 3-like: protein MHQEVQIHQVTRNHRKSAINAKPGDLIEIRRTLRYKHWAIYIGHGDVVHLTSDGASGDMSTRFSRSEEIAVIKREPLADVAGNDSWKVNNRSDIIWNPLPVDKIIKKAKKKIGWKVHYNVLNSNCEHFVNSLRYGIEISFQVIKTYCFFGVMAIINPIAAVASAAVGATAILKGLPCASTSLKSTAKK from the exons atgcacc AGGAAGTTCAAATTCACCAAGTCACCAGGAACCATCGAAAG TCTGCCATTAATGCAAAACCTGGAGATTTGATTGAAATACGTCGAACACTTAGGTATAAACACTGGGCCATCTACATTGGACATGGAGATGTCGTACATTTAACTTCAG ATGGTGCAAGTGGAGATATGAGTACTCGATTCTCTAGGTCGGAAGAGATTGCTGTGATTAAGAGGGAGCCTCTCGCTGACGTAGCTGGCAATGATTCCTGGAAAGTCAACAATAGATCGGACATAATATGGAATCCATTACCCGTTGACAAGATAATAAAAAAGGCTAAAAAAAAGATTGGATGGAAAGTGCATTACAATGTACTAAATTCAAACTGTGAACACTTTGTTAATTCACTTCGGTATGGTATAGAGATATCATTTCAG GTTATTAAAACATACTGCTTCTTTGGGGTAATGGCCATCATCAACCCTATTGCTGCTGTTGCTAGTGCTGCAGTTGGTGCCACCGCCATTCTTAAAGGTTTGCCTTGTGCGAGCACATCATTGAAAAGCACAGCTAAAAAATAA